A genome region from Microbacterium sp. CGR2 includes the following:
- a CDS encoding transporter substrate-binding domain-containing protein, protein MSRRLIAATALVLTAAALTACSGSDAPTDSGAGGDGSSASDFGLVSEGTLTVATEGTYRPFSFHGDGGTGDLTGYDVEIIEAVAEKLDLDVKFEETQWDAIFAGLDAGRFDVIANQVTINDEREAEYLFSAPYTVSPGVIVVAEDDDSISSFDDLAGKTTAQSLTSNWNELATESGAKVEAVEGWAQAVALLRQGRVDATINDKLTFLDYEQTDGPTGLKIAAETEDAGEQAFVFAQDKTDLVEAVDAALEELRADGTLAEISDKYFGADVTE, encoded by the coding sequence ATGTCTCGTCGCCTCATCGCCGCCACCGCACTCGTCCTCACGGCCGCTGCCCTCACCGCCTGCAGCGGATCCGACGCGCCGACCGACTCCGGAGCGGGCGGCGACGGCTCGTCGGCGTCCGATTTCGGTCTCGTGTCCGAGGGCACGCTCACGGTGGCGACCGAAGGCACCTACCGACCGTTCAGCTTCCACGGCGACGGCGGCACCGGCGACCTCACCGGCTACGACGTCGAGATCATCGAGGCCGTCGCCGAGAAACTCGACCTCGACGTGAAGTTCGAGGAGACGCAGTGGGATGCGATCTTCGCCGGCCTCGATGCCGGCCGATTCGACGTCATCGCCAACCAGGTCACCATCAACGACGAGCGCGAAGCGGAGTACCTCTTCAGCGCCCCGTACACGGTGTCTCCCGGCGTCATCGTGGTCGCGGAGGATGACGACTCGATCAGCTCCTTCGACGATCTCGCCGGCAAGACCACCGCGCAGTCGCTCACGAGCAACTGGAACGAGCTGGCCACCGAGTCCGGTGCGAAGGTCGAAGCGGTGGAGGGGTGGGCGCAGGCAGTCGCCCTGCTGCGTCAGGGCCGCGTGGACGCGACCATCAACGACAAGCTCACGTTCCTCGACTACGAGCAGACCGACGGACCGACCGGTCTGAAGATCGCCGCGGAGACCGAGGATGCCGGTGAGCAGGCGTTCGTGTTCGCCCAGGACAAGACAGACCTCGTCGAGGCCGTGGATGCCGCCCTCGAGGAGCTCCGCGCCGACGGCACCCTCGCCGAGATCAGCGACAAGTACTTCGGCGCCGACGTCACCGAGTAG
- the rplA gene encoding 50S ribosomal protein L1, with the protein MATKSKAYKAAAEKIEADRFYTPSEAVAIAKETGSAKFDSTIEVALKLAVDPRKADQMVRGTVILPHGTGKTARVIVFATGPAAEAAIAAGADEVGGAELIQRVADGWTAFDAAVSTPELMGQVGRLGKVLGPRGLMPNPKTGTVTPNAAKAVEEIKGGKIEFRVDKHANVHFVVGKASFTTEQLNENIDAALEEIVRLKPSSSKGRYIQKGAVSTTFGPGIPLDVNAI; encoded by the coding sequence ATGGCTACGAAGTCCAAGGCTTACAAGGCTGCCGCCGAGAAGATCGAGGCAGACCGTTTCTACACCCCGTCCGAGGCAGTCGCCATCGCGAAGGAGACCGGTTCGGCGAAGTTCGACTCGACCATCGAGGTCGCGCTGAAGCTCGCCGTCGACCCTCGCAAGGCCGACCAGATGGTGCGCGGCACCGTCATCCTCCCGCACGGCACGGGTAAGACCGCCCGCGTCATCGTCTTCGCCACGGGCCCCGCTGCTGAGGCAGCGATCGCCGCCGGCGCCGACGAGGTCGGTGGCGCCGAGCTGATCCAGCGCGTCGCTGACGGCTGGACCGCGTTCGACGCGGCCGTCTCCACCCCGGAGCTCATGGGCCAGGTCGGCCGTCTCGGCAAGGTGCTCGGCCCGCGTGGTCTGATGCCGAACCCGAAGACCGGCACCGTGACCCCGAACGCGGCTAAGGCCGTCGAGGAGATCAAGGGCGGAAAGATCGAGTTCCGCGTCGACAAGCACGCCAACGTGCACTTCGTCGTGGGCAAGGCATCCTTCACCACCGAGCAGCTGAACGAGAACATCGATGCAGCGCTCGAGGAGATCGTCCGCCTCAAGCCGTCGAGCTCGAAGGGCCGCTACATCCAGAAGGGTGCGGTGTCGACCACGTTCGGCCCCGGCATCCCGCTGGACGTCAACGCGATCTGA
- the rplK gene encoding 50S ribosomal protein L11 — protein MAPKKKVTGLIKLQINAGAANPAPPIGPALGQHGVNIMEFCKAYNAATESQRGNVIPVEITVYEDRSFTFILKTPPAAELIKKAAGVPKGSSTPHTVKVAKITKDQVRQIAETKQADLNANDIEAASKIIAGTARSMGITVEG, from the coding sequence ATGGCACCGAAGAAGAAGGTGACCGGCCTGATCAAGCTTCAGATCAACGCCGGTGCCGCCAACCCGGCGCCGCCGATCGGCCCCGCGCTCGGTCAGCATGGCGTCAACATCATGGAGTTCTGCAAGGCGTACAACGCCGCGACGGAGTCGCAGCGCGGCAACGTCATCCCCGTCGAGATCACCGTCTACGAGGACCGCAGCTTCACGTTCATCCTGAAGACCCCGCCGGCGGCGGAGCTCATCAAGAAGGCCGCAGGCGTGCCGAAGGGGTCCTCGACCCCGCACACGGTCAAGGTCGCGAAGATCACCAAGGACCAGGTCCGCCAGATCGCCGAGACCAAGCAGGCCGACCTGAACGCGAACGACATCGAGGCCGCCTCGAAGATCATCGCCGGCACCGCCCGTTCCATGGGCATCACGGTCGAGGGCTGA
- a CDS encoding WYL domain-containing protein: MRADRLIQALLLLQGRPHITAAELAAALEVSVPTARRDLEALAMSGVPIYPTRGRGGGWRLIGGARTDLTGLTRGEVNSLLVALAQSGAATPERIAAMRKLVRAVPESFREGAQRVAEATVRDAPWGMVDDDSPPAAVSTLQDAIARGFRVGVRYDGTSRGAETELVPLMVGSRGRRWYLIAAPAAAGTDAADAARMRTYRVDRITELRMLSLPGTAPANFDRGRAWAEMVERVEGMRGAVHATVHVEPWAVKAIADRFGAQARMLDEPPNDDGRVPMEISAQRTDALAEQLAGWTGVAEVIEPDAVRVALRELGERMIALYRTADPEDARPETQPGAPRRRRS; this comes from the coding sequence ATCCGAGCCGACCGCCTCATCCAGGCACTTCTGCTGCTGCAGGGACGCCCGCACATCACGGCCGCCGAGCTCGCGGCCGCCCTCGAGGTGTCGGTTCCGACGGCAAGACGAGATCTCGAAGCCCTGGCGATGTCCGGCGTGCCGATCTATCCGACGCGCGGCAGGGGAGGCGGGTGGCGCCTCATCGGCGGTGCGCGCACGGATCTCACGGGACTCACCCGTGGGGAGGTGAATTCCCTGCTCGTCGCACTCGCTCAGAGCGGGGCCGCGACACCGGAGCGGATCGCCGCGATGCGGAAACTCGTCAGGGCGGTGCCGGAGTCCTTCCGCGAAGGTGCCCAGCGCGTGGCGGAGGCCACCGTCCGAGATGCGCCATGGGGCATGGTCGATGACGATTCGCCGCCGGCCGCCGTGTCGACGCTGCAGGACGCGATCGCGCGGGGCTTCCGCGTGGGCGTGCGATACGACGGCACCTCGCGGGGTGCCGAAACGGAGCTCGTGCCCCTGATGGTCGGCAGCCGCGGGCGGCGCTGGTACCTGATCGCCGCGCCTGCGGCGGCGGGCACCGACGCCGCGGATGCCGCGCGGATGCGGACGTATCGCGTCGATCGCATCACCGAGCTTCGGATGCTGTCGCTGCCCGGCACCGCACCCGCGAACTTCGACCGAGGGCGGGCGTGGGCCGAGATGGTCGAACGGGTCGAAGGGATGCGGGGTGCCGTGCACGCGACAGTGCACGTGGAGCCGTGGGCGGTGAAGGCGATCGCGGATCGATTCGGTGCACAGGCGCGGATGCTCGATGAACCTCCGAACGACGACGGCCGCGTGCCGATGGAGATCAGCGCGCAGCGGACCGATGCCCTGGCCGAGCAGCTGGCGGGGTGGACCGGGGTGGCCGAGGTCATCGAACCGGACGCCGTGCGCGTCGCCCTCCGTGAGCTCGGTGAGCGGATGATCGCGCTGTACCGCACCGCGGATCCCGAGGATGCGAGGCCAGAGACACAGCCGGGTGCGCCCCGGCGGCGGCGTTCCTGA
- a CDS encoding VOC family protein, protein MFRGLANLNLVAEDMAAAVAWYSTVFDSPPYFVRPEQGPVQYAEWRFGDDEDEFALMDARFRPVLAQPGGALMSIHVDDVRTTVDRLLDLGAAPFDPVTQRGEGWWSASVSDPFGNLIGLIQSPHWAAQHGG, encoded by the coding sequence ATGTTCCGTGGATTGGCCAATCTCAACCTCGTCGCCGAAGACATGGCGGCCGCCGTCGCCTGGTACTCGACGGTCTTCGACTCCCCTCCCTACTTCGTCCGCCCCGAGCAGGGACCCGTGCAGTACGCCGAGTGGCGCTTCGGCGACGATGAAGACGAGTTCGCGCTGATGGACGCCCGATTCCGCCCCGTTCTCGCGCAGCCCGGTGGCGCGCTGATGAGCATCCATGTCGACGACGTCCGCACCACCGTCGATCGCCTCCTCGATCTCGGCGCTGCACCGTTCGATCCGGTGACGCAGCGTGGCGAGGGGTGGTGGTCGGCATCCGTCAGCGATCCGTTCGGCAACCTGATCGGCCTGATCCAGAGCCCTCACTGGGCCGCACAGCACGGCGGTTGA
- the nusG gene encoding transcription termination/antitermination protein NusG: MSERYSDDADWATAAEQSSEEDEAQEGNVLAAEELSVTPAEHVAVHVENDDEESIEDDIDIDIDDPEADAIVNDALNLDETAETEAAAEVLNDSVAEEAAENEAAAADEVAPYDGPDVNGDDDAPADDADAVDAADEDAAADGEADEDAAAEGEADEDAEEDPYEAFRMDLRMLPGKWYVIHSYAGFERKVKANIEQRKSTLEVEDEIYQVEVPMEDVVEIKNGQRKMVTRVRIPGYVLVRMELTEDTWSVVRHTPGVTGFVGNAHNPTPLRFEEAFNMLKSLVEVKDLPTAKNIASKGGLAVARPLPAEVDFEVGETITIKEGSFAGLPGSISEIKPESGKLTVLVSLFERETPVELSFDQVTKMV; encoded by the coding sequence GTGTCTGAACGATATTCCGACGACGCCGACTGGGCGACCGCCGCAGAGCAGTCCAGCGAAGAGGACGAGGCTCAGGAGGGCAACGTCCTCGCCGCGGAGGAGCTCTCGGTCACCCCGGCCGAGCACGTCGCCGTCCACGTCGAGAACGACGACGAGGAGAGCATCGAAGATGACATCGACATCGACATCGACGACCCGGAGGCTGATGCGATCGTGAACGACGCCCTCAACCTGGACGAAACGGCCGAGACCGAGGCTGCCGCAGAGGTCCTCAACGACTCCGTGGCCGAAGAGGCCGCAGAGAACGAAGCTGCGGCGGCTGATGAAGTCGCCCCGTACGACGGCCCCGACGTGAACGGCGACGACGACGCTCCGGCGGATGACGCCGACGCGGTCGACGCCGCCGACGAAGACGCCGCCGCCGATGGCGAGGCCGACGAAGATGCCGCCGCCGAAGGTGAGGCTGACGAGGACGCTGAGGAAGACCCGTACGAGGCGTTCCGCATGGACCTGCGCATGCTCCCCGGCAAGTGGTACGTCATCCACTCCTACGCCGGGTTCGAGCGCAAGGTGAAGGCCAACATCGAGCAGCGCAAGTCGACGCTCGAGGTCGAGGACGAGATCTACCAGGTCGAGGTCCCGATGGAAGATGTCGTCGAGATCAAGAACGGCCAGCGCAAGATGGTCACCCGCGTGCGCATCCCCGGCTACGTGCTGGTGCGCATGGAGCTCACCGAAGACACCTGGTCGGTCGTGCGTCACACGCCCGGTGTCACCGGCTTCGTGGGCAACGCTCACAACCCGACGCCGTTGCGCTTCGAAGAGGCCTTCAACATGCTGAAGTCCCTCGTCGAGGTCAAGGACCTCCCGACGGCGAAGAACATCGCCTCCAAGGGTGGGCTCGCTGTGGCTCGTCCGCTGCCGGCAGAGGTCGACTTCGAGGTCGGCGAGACCATCACCATCAAGGAAGGCTCGTTCGCGGGCCTGCCGGGTTCGATCAGCGAGATCAAGCCGGAGAGCGGCAAGCTCACCGTCCTTGTCTCACTCTTCGAGCGCGAGACCCCGGTCGAGCTGTCGTTCGACCAGGTCACCAAGATGGTCTGA
- the secE gene encoding preprotein translocase subunit SecE, translating to MDQDEPRGELAAAGATREKKLGFFGSIALFIRQVISELRKVVTPTRKELFKFTAVVLVFVVIVMGIVYGLDTLFAFVTHWVFGIPD from the coding sequence ATGGATCAGGACGAACCGCGCGGCGAGCTGGCCGCGGCCGGCGCTACCCGTGAGAAGAAGCTCGGCTTCTTCGGCAGCATCGCCCTGTTCATCCGTCAGGTCATCTCCGAACTGCGCAAGGTCGTCACGCCGACTCGCAAGGAGCTGTTCAAGTTCACCGCGGTGGTGCTCGTCTTCGTCGTGATCGTCATGGGCATCGTCTACGGCTTGGACACCCTGTTCGCGTTCGTGACGCATTGGGTTTTCGGAATCCCCGACTGA
- the poxB gene encoding ubiquinone-dependent pyruvate dehydrogenase, translated as MANVAENIVKTLHANGIEHVYGLPGDSLNGFTDALRKDGTIRWVHVRHEEAAAFAAAADAATTGQLAVVAGSCGPGNLHLINGLYDANRSRVPVLAIAAHIPTTEIGTGYFQETHPQELFRECSVYVEYVADPKQMPRLLEIAMRAAIEKRGVAVLVIPGDVALSDIDDNRSVVIERTRPVVVPSGAELEKAATLLNAAKKVTILAGAGVEGAHDEVIALADRLGAPIVHALRGKEFIEYDNPFDVGMTGLLGFASGFRAMEAADALLVLGSDFPYEQFYPEHATTIQVDIRGEQLGKRHPLDLGLVGDVRATAEALLPRLASRDDRGHLDDAIAHYRKTRAKLDELAVPTKGDRPIHPQYLARLLDEQASDDAIFTADVGSPTVWAARYLSMTENRRLIGSFTHGSMANALLHGIGAQVAHPGRQVVALAGDGGLSMMLGELLTLTQNGLPVKTVVVNNSSLNFVELEMKAAGLVTYATGLQNPSFAAIAEAMGIFARRVERSEDLPDAVREVLAHDGPALLDVVTERQELSMPPAIEAAQVKGFALYAIRTVMSGRGDELLDLARANWRQLF; from the coding sequence ATGGCCAATGTCGCTGAGAACATCGTCAAGACTCTGCACGCCAACGGGATCGAGCACGTGTACGGGCTCCCCGGCGATTCGCTGAACGGCTTCACGGACGCGCTCCGCAAGGACGGGACGATCCGCTGGGTGCACGTGCGGCACGAGGAGGCCGCGGCTTTCGCCGCCGCCGCGGATGCCGCGACCACCGGGCAGCTCGCCGTCGTCGCAGGTTCCTGCGGTCCGGGCAACCTGCACCTGATCAACGGCCTGTACGACGCGAATCGCTCGCGCGTGCCGGTCCTGGCGATCGCCGCACACATCCCGACGACCGAGATCGGCACCGGATACTTCCAGGAGACGCACCCGCAGGAGCTGTTCCGCGAGTGCAGCGTCTACGTCGAGTACGTCGCGGACCCGAAGCAGATGCCGCGCCTGCTGGAGATCGCGATGCGAGCCGCGATCGAGAAGCGGGGCGTCGCCGTCCTCGTCATCCCCGGAGACGTGGCCCTCTCCGACATCGACGACAATCGCAGTGTCGTGATCGAGCGGACGCGTCCCGTGGTCGTTCCCAGCGGCGCCGAGCTCGAGAAGGCCGCGACGCTGCTGAACGCCGCGAAGAAGGTCACCATCCTGGCGGGCGCCGGCGTCGAAGGAGCGCACGACGAGGTCATCGCCCTGGCAGACCGACTCGGCGCTCCGATCGTGCATGCGCTGCGCGGCAAGGAATTCATCGAGTACGACAACCCCTTCGACGTCGGGATGACCGGCCTCCTCGGCTTCGCGTCCGGCTTCCGAGCGATGGAGGCTGCCGACGCGCTGCTCGTGCTGGGAAGTGACTTCCCCTACGAGCAGTTCTATCCGGAGCACGCCACGACCATCCAGGTCGACATCCGCGGCGAGCAGCTCGGCAAGCGGCATCCACTCGATCTGGGTCTCGTCGGCGACGTGCGGGCCACAGCAGAAGCCCTGCTCCCGCGGTTGGCATCCAGGGACGACCGCGGCCACCTCGACGACGCCATCGCGCACTACCGGAAGACCCGGGCGAAGCTCGACGAACTCGCGGTGCCGACGAAGGGCGATCGCCCGATCCACCCGCAGTACCTCGCACGCCTGCTGGACGAGCAGGCATCCGACGATGCGATCTTCACCGCCGATGTCGGCTCCCCGACGGTGTGGGCAGCCCGGTACCTGTCGATGACGGAGAACCGCCGGCTCATCGGGTCGTTCACCCACGGATCGATGGCGAACGCGCTGCTCCACGGCATCGGGGCGCAGGTCGCCCATCCCGGGCGTCAGGTCGTGGCCCTCGCCGGGGACGGCGGGCTCTCGATGATGCTCGGGGAGCTGCTGACCCTCACGCAGAACGGCCTGCCCGTGAAGACGGTCGTGGTGAACAACTCCTCTCTGAACTTCGTCGAGCTCGAGATGAAGGCCGCGGGCCTGGTCACCTACGCGACCGGACTCCAGAACCCCAGCTTCGCGGCGATCGCGGAGGCGATGGGAATCTTCGCGCGTCGGGTGGAGCGCAGTGAGGACCTTCCGGACGCCGTCCGCGAAGTGCTCGCACACGACGGGCCCGCCTTGCTCGACGTGGTCACCGAGCGGCAGGAGCTGTCGATGCCGCCGGCGATCGAGGCCGCGCAGGTCAAGGGTTTCGCGCTCTACGCCATCCGCACCGTCATGTCGGGTCGCGGTGATGAACTGCTGGACCTCGCGCGCGCGAACTGGCGTCAACTCTTCTGA
- a CDS encoding DedA family protein, translating into MDSSGNLNVFAEWAISLMEALGSVGAGVAVAVENLFPPIPSEVVLPLAGFTASQGSIVLWEVLLWTIVGSVVGALALYGLGAWLGPVRLRRIVDRMPLMKVSDVDRADEWFARHGRKAVFFGRMIPIFRSLISIPAGIQRMPLLQFTLLTAAGSAIWNTVFVMAGFLLGEQWHLIEQYADVLQIVVIATVVIAVCAFVLVRIRQRTQGTMET; encoded by the coding sequence ATGGACAGCTCCGGGAATCTGAACGTCTTCGCCGAATGGGCGATCTCTCTCATGGAAGCTCTCGGCAGCGTGGGCGCGGGTGTGGCCGTCGCGGTGGAGAACCTCTTCCCGCCGATCCCCAGCGAGGTCGTCCTGCCGCTCGCGGGCTTCACCGCGAGTCAGGGGTCCATCGTGCTGTGGGAGGTGCTCCTCTGGACGATCGTCGGCTCGGTGGTGGGCGCCCTGGCGCTCTACGGTCTGGGCGCCTGGCTGGGTCCCGTCCGGCTCCGGCGAATCGTCGACCGGATGCCGCTGATGAAGGTGAGCGACGTCGATCGGGCCGACGAGTGGTTCGCCCGACACGGCAGGAAGGCGGTCTTCTTCGGGCGAATGATCCCGATCTTCCGCAGCCTCATCTCGATCCCTGCAGGAATCCAGCGGATGCCGCTGCTGCAGTTCACCCTTCTGACGGCAGCGGGCAGCGCCATCTGGAACACCGTGTTCGTGATGGCCGGGTTCCTGCTCGGTGAGCAGTGGCACCTGATCGAGCAGTATGCCGACGTTCTGCAGATCGTCGTCATCGCGACCGTGGTGATCGCCGTGTGCGCGTTCGTCCTGGTCAGGATCCGCCAGCGGACCCAGGGCACAATGGAGACATGA